In the Lepus europaeus isolate LE1 chromosome 10, mLepTim1.pri, whole genome shotgun sequence genome, CAGAGTTAGTGACAGGGACAGACATGGGGggtggaaagagggagaaaagagatgaGAAAGACCCTGCAGGGGGCTAAGCAGGAGTTGCTCCCCCACACCCATCCTTTCCTGCCTCCACTGGCCTCTGTCACTCATCACTCACAGGCTCTCTGTCTTGACTTGCCTGTTTCTGTCACTTGGGACTTAGTCATCCAACTGTTAGCATCACCCAGGGCAGCAATGTGAGTCAGGAGTGCCCTCACCAATCCGGGGCTGACGagtctccccctcctctcccctgtgGTCTCCCTGCCCTTCAGCCTGGGGTTTGGGAAAGGGCTCAGGACTGGGATCCCACTGAGAACATGAGGTCAGCCACCCACCGTTCCCCTAGTCCCACTTCACTGTGCATTTGAACCATATGCAAATGCTGTGTGATACAGATAATGGTGGACTTTCAGTGCCTCCTAGCTATTTAAAGAACAAAGCTCTGGGAGTCACTGGGCGCTCAGATTGTGGACTTAGCAGAGGGATTTGAATATAGGCCAGACCAGTGAGGAGCTCCATGTCCTCGCTCTGGGTTTCCATTTCCTCTTATAAAAAACAGCCAGAGGAATTCCTTCTTCACAGGATGGTTGTGAGAAATGAATAGTATATAAAGCACCTAGCACATAGTAggagttttaaatgttttaatttattgattttatgagagagagagagagagagagagattcatctgatgattcactccccaaatggccaccatggccggggctgggccaggcagaagctgggagcctggagctcaatccaggtctcctgtgtgggttacagggacccaaacacttgagctttgcagagtacgcattagcaggaagctggaatcagaggcagagctgggactcagacccctgccctcagatatggaatgtaggcattccacatagtatcttttttttttttttggacaggcagagtggacagtgagagagagagagacagagagaaaggtcttcctttgccattggttcaccctccaatggccactgtggccggcgcatctcactgatccgaagccaggagccagataggtgcctatcctggtctcccatgcaggtgcagggcccaaggacccaggccatcctccactgccttcccgggccatagcagagagctggactggaagaggggcaaccgggacagaatccggcgccccgactgggactagaacctggtgtgccggtgctgcaaggcggaggatttgcctattgagccgcgcggcgctggcctccacatagtatcttaactgctatgccgaATGTCTGCCCCTGTAgtaggtatttttaaatataatcttttatTCTTACATCACATTCaaggtcttttcttttcttttcttttttaagatttatttatttgaaagtcaaagttatacagagagagaaggagaggcagagagagagaggtcttccatccactggttcactctccaattggccacaatggctggagctgcgctgatccaaagccaggagccaggagcttcttcccggtctctcacatgggtgcaggggcccaaggacctgggccatcttctgcttttccaggctgtagcagggagcgggatcggaagtggagcagccaggactcgaaccagagcccatatgggatgtcggcactgcaggtggtggctttaacccgatatgccacaatgctggcccctcaaggccctttctttttttttctttttttttttttttgacaggcagagtggatagtgagagagagagagaaaggtcttcctttttgccgttggttcactctccaatggccgctgcggctggcatagcgtgctgatccgaagccaggagccaggtgcttctcctgatctcccatgcgggtgcagggcccaagcacttgggccatcctccactgccttcctgggccatagcagagagctggcctggaagaggggcaaccgggatggaatccggcgccctgaccgggactagaacccggtgtgctggcgctgcaaggcggaggattaacctgttaagccacagtgctggcctcaaggcCCTTTCTAAACCCTGGCTCCCTGACTACTCTTCTACCCTGGTCATTCATTTGACAAGGATTTATTACGCACTGCATCTTAAGCATGGAGCTGGCCTGGCTAGGTGGGCACAAGGGATTCCGTGGTGAATGCAGCAGGCTCGAGCCTGTAGGCTCACTGAGCACAGCAGCCTAagctctcccagcccctgccccgccactgcccctgcccccacccccgcccccacccctgcccctaaGGACTCtcatctgtctgcctgccttcttGGCTCACCTCGCCACACTGCTGTGACTCTGAGGACTGCTCACCTCCTGCTTTTTCACATCCTGGCTCCCCTCTTTGAAGGTGCCTGTCTGTAACCTCCCTGGGGACAGGCTGTGAGATCTTTTTTTGTGTTCTTGTTAAACCTGACCTccatgggctggcactgttgtgtagcTGGTAGAGACGCtgactgcaacactggcatcccatataggtgcttgttaatatcctggctgctccacttctgatccagctccctgctaatgtacctgggaaagcagcagaggatggcccaacagcttgggaggctgcacacacatgggaggcccagaagaagctcctggcttcagtctggcacagccctggtggccatttggggagtgaaccagtgaaaagaagatatttgtctctctgtgtgtctctctctctgtaactctgcctttaaaataaacaaaaataaataaattaaaaaaaaaaaaagaaatttgacctCCACACACACATTCTGGGCTCATTAAATCCCAgaagcaagaatttttttttttttaagatttatttatttatttgaaagtcagagttacacagagagaggagaggcagacagagagagagaggtcttccatccactggttcactccccagatgtccacaacggccagagtggtgctgatccgaagccagaagccaggagccaggagcttcctctgggtctcccacgcaggtgcaggggcccaaggacctgggccatattctactgatttccctggtcatagcagaaagttggattgaaaatggagcagctgggactcaaaccggtgcctttatgggatgctggcactgaaggcagcagctttacccactatgccacagcaccagtcccccaaaataatttttaacattatttatttgagaggcagaaagaaagagagatctcccatcttgtggttcacttcccaaatgccaggccgaagctgaagttgggagctgggaactcaatccaggtcaccagatgggtgacaggagcccaggtacttgagccctcaccatcATTACTGCTTCCCACTAGGCCTGTTGTCCACCcctcaatttatcttttaattccattttccaccaacttttaaaaatttgcttattttatttgaaagtcagagacagacagacagatctgtcatctgttggttctctccttatacagccaggacttggccaggccgcAGGCGGGGtacaggaactcaatgcaggtttcctacatgggtggcagggatccaaccacttgagctatcacctgctgctttgcagggtttgtaccagcaggaagctggaactggaagcagagctgagacttgaacccaagcactcccatatggagAGTGGATGTCTGAAACGGTGCCCCAATTGCTATGCCAAAAGCCCAAAAccacaaacttctttttttttttttcccccttctgtgTAAggtctacttatttgaaaggaagagttacagaaagagagatagagaatgagaatctttcctctgctggttcactccccaaatggcctcaatggccagctggttcaggcagaggccaggggcctggaactccacttgggtcttccgcatggatgcaaggacccaagcacctggccatcttccgctgctttcccaggcacattagcagggagctggatcagaagtggaacagccgagagtTGAATCTGCACTCTTAACATGGAATGCCGCATTGCAAgtggctgcaccacaacgccagcccctcttgTAGTTTTTGTAGAGAGATATACATGATCACTTTCTGCCcttgaacttgttgaagtactcTTGAATTTTTTCCTATCGTGGAGAAGGCAGCTGAGGGGTTGGCTGGCCTAGGGTCCCCGGGGGCACTGATATATCCCGCTCCGGGGCGCATTATGGTCCCTGTCTGTAGACTTTCCCTGCTAGGATGCCCACCCCAGGGCTGTATGTAGCACACATTCCCATGGCCAGCAGAGGACTCCACGGAGGCCACTGGGGGTTCTCCTTGGCTTCCGCTCTCTGGCAGGGCAGGGGTTAAAATGGTGAAAAATTGCGACATAACTAAGGGCTGAGTCACCTCCCACTGCCACTGCCCCCATTCCCCTCAGCTGGAGTTTTATAAAGAGGACCAGAGGCTGGCAGTGAGAAGAACTGGAGGTAAGAGTCCCGCCTGGCCCCACTCCACAGGCTCCTGGAAATCTGGGGCCAGAGGGCACGGGCAGCCCCTGGAGCTCCTGTGCAGTGGGACCATGAACTGGCAGcggctgtggctgggcttccTCCTCCCGACGACGGTCTCAGGCCGGGCCCTGGGGCCTGCAGAGGAGGCAGCTGTGGTGAGTCCCTGGGGACGGAGAGGCCGGGCCAGGGTAGAGACAGGGGTCACTGCCCCCTCCTGCTGCTCTTCTACCTGCCTgtctttcccttcccctctccactCCAGGACCTGCCCCGCCCATCTCCTGCCCCTTCTTGCTCCACCTGGTCTCTAAGAtgcctctcctttccctcctcaCCGGATGGGCCTGTCTGGTCACTTAGCAGCTGACTCTAACCCAGCCTCCTTTTTCACTCTGTTCGCTTCCGTCCACATCATAGGATTACCTCTTGCAATATGGGTATCTACAGAAACCTCTGGAAGGACCTCAGGTCTTCAGGCCGGAAGATATCGCGGAGGCTCTGAGGTGAGAGGTTGTAAGCATGTGCCTTTGGAGCTGAGATGGCGAGGCCATCTTCCCTCCTCTCGTCCCTTCCACATCCAGTTCTAGGGGACGTTGTATTCTTGTCAGGGTGGTGGGGCTCGGGGTGATGCGGGGATGTGAGAAGCATGCTCATTGGCTCTTCCTAGGCTCCAAGTACTCCTTTGGAGGCTGCACCCCACATCATATGCAAAGTGCTAACATTTCAGTATGGCCACATGAAGTATCATTTATGTGTAAAGCAATGAGTTGAGTTGCTGATCTGGTATTACTTTTTGTACACACTTAATTCGGCATTTATTTATTCCTATTTGGTAATGTTCCTCAATATTTTGTTTGTAGtggaatgtttttctttctgttgtttcaTTCTGTTCAGACCCCTTGGAAAGCCCACGGGCCCTACGGTGGTCCATAGGTGGATGACAGTGCCCCAGAGCAGGCTAGGTTGGGAGGAGAGTGCTTCCACAGGGGAGAAGGCTGAGGGAGGATGGGTCATCAGATGGGAGCACTGCGGGGAGAATCTCCAAAGCAGGGGAGCAGACACCTCCCCAGAGCCGACAGACTCTGCAgtaggcgctgtggtgcagtgggttaaaccgccgcatgcactgccagcatcccacatgacctctggtttgaatctcagctgctccacttcagatccagctccctgctaatgtacctgggaaagcagcagcagatggcccaagtgcttgcctgcacccatgtgtgagacctggatgaagctcgctggcttcggcctggctcagccccagctgttgcggccatttggggagtgaatcgaaGATcttactccttctctctctctctctctctctctgtaactctgcttttcaaatcaacaaatcttaaaaagaaaaaaaaaaaaactgcagtaggggagaagagagaagacccaagggAACTCTCACTCAAACAAGAGAGATGGGGATGTGGGAGGGTGAAGCTGCAGACTGCCATTTCTGCGGGTCTGAGAGAAAGATTCTCCTATGAAGACTGGAGCCTGGGCTGACCTCATCAGCCTCAGAGATGCTGTGCCATTCTCAGCCAACACCTTGGGCGGCGGGAGGCCAGAGAGCCATGCCCAGTTTCCATTTTTTCAGGATCCTCGGCCCCAGTGGACTTATCTCGCTTCCTCTTTCCAGGGCTTTTCAGGAAGCATCTGAGCTGCCAGTCTCAGGGCAGCTGGATGATGCCGTAAAGGCCCGTATGAGGCAGCCTCGTTGTGGCCTGGAGGACCCCTTCAATCAGAAGACCCTTAAATACCTGCTGCTGGGTGAGGATTGAGACAGGGAAAGGGAGGGTGTAGGTGGCGCCATCCTGGAGCTCGGGCAGCTTTGGGACAGCCTGGAGCAGCTTGACATTGAATGGGTTGTCATCTGGTTATTACCTGCCTGGAGAGAATTGTGAGTGCCCAGACTCGGGGAGCTCTCTGGAGCTGTTgaaatgatctctctgtctctaacttatTTTCTGGTCTCTTAACCAGGCCGCtggaggaagaagcacctgacctTCCGCATCTTGAACCTgccctccaccctcccaccccacataGCTCGGGAAGCTCTGCTTCAAGCCTTCCAGTACTGGAGTGAGGTGGTCCCCCTGACCTTCCAGGAGGTGCAGGCCGGCCGGGCTGACATCCGCCTTTCCTTCCACGGCCGCCAGAGCCTCTACTGCTCCAATGCCTTCGATGGGCCTGGTAGGTGCCATCTCTCGGTTTCCACCTCACAGGCGGCTAAAATCTCCTGCGTCCCCTTCAGCCCAGGACTCTGGAGCCTGAATGTGCAGGCTGCCCTAGGCCTGCTTGCACCCTACTCTCTCTAACATTCCCTGGAGGAGCAGCTGCTCACCTGCCTGGGCCTAACCAAGCCTCTTCTTGGAAGTGTATGCCTCCTTCCCTGGCTTAAGTTCCCCTACTTGAGGCCTGggccagagaagagagagtgGCTGGGGAGGTAAAGGACATCCAAGAGACAAGGATCATGGCTGGGGGTTGGGGACTAGGGGTAATATCAAGCAGGCTAGGACCCAAGCTGGTGGGCTCTAACCTCCTTCCTGTCCACTTTGCCTTTGTCTAGGGAGAGTCCTGGCCCATGCTGACATCCCAGAGCTGGGCAGTGTGCACTTTGATGAAGATGAGCTCTGGACTGAGGGCACCTaccggggagtgaacctgcgCATCATCGCAGCCCACGAACTGGGCCACGCCCTGGGGCTCGGCCACTCCCGCTACACCAAGGCCCTCATGGCTCCTGTCTATGCTGGCTACCGACCCTACTTCCGGTTGCACCCGGACgatgtggcagggatccaggctcTCTACGGTCAGTCTGACCAACTTgcagagacagatggagctcCCATGGAAGGAGTTGGTTCGGTTTAGTTCTCTCCCCCTAGCCCGCTTCTCCAGCCTTCTTCATTGTCAGGAACTCTTCTCGTTGGCTCTTCCATGTCTCATCTTCCTTGCAGGCCACTGCACCTCTCATCTGTTCTTGGGGGTAGAGGATGCACATCTCAGCAAGCCTCCTTCCCCCTTTCTGGGGCTTCTCGAAAGCAAGATGTGTCTCTTGCTGGTGTCAATATGATATTGTGTACCACCAAGGGAACCCTGAGAATTCCCTCTTCCCTGTATATGGATCCTCTGGGCCAATGGGGGAGCCAGGTGCTAGGAGGTCCCTCCTTACACAGCACTGTTTCTTGCAGGCAAGAAAATTCCAGAGACAACagatgaggaagaagaagagacagagctgCCCACAGAGCCCGGTCCCATGCCAAACCCCTGCAGTGGTGAACTGGACGCCGTGATGCTGGGTGAGGCCTTTTCCCTCCAGGCTCTGTAGGCAGGCAGTGGGGGCAGCCTGCTGACCCTCCAGCCTGGACAGATAGGAATGACATGGGACTTCAGCATGAGCAATGGAAGTTAGACCCCAGGCAGGAGTTGGTGGCCATACAAGGAGATGTGGCATAGAAGGAAGATTCAGAGCCAAATTAAAGATAGGCCATacaggcatttatttatttttttttaaaaagatttattttatttatttgaaagacagagttacagagagaggtagagatagagagagaggtgttccatctgctggttcactccccagatgaccccaattgccggagctgcgccgatccgaagccaggagccaggagcttcttctggttctcccacgcaggggcccaaggacttgggccatcttttactgctttctcaggccacagaagagagctggattggaagaggagcagccgagattagAACTTAGCAAGGCTGCTACCCTGTAGAAGCCACCAGAACACACCTAGAAATGCAACAAGATGTTGAAGCCTATATTAATTGGAATGTGTATTAAGGAGGCTGTGGCACTTGGTTGGGAGGACACCTTGGATGCCACTtggagtagattttttttaaagactcagcCTATTGGAGGAGGACAAATGACCAGCTGGCCTGAGACACCCACAAGTCTTTCCTTGACCTCCGTCTCATTGACTCAGCAATATAACTTTGCTCGCAGGGCCCCGTGGGAAGACCTATGCCTTCCGGGGGGACTACGTGTGGACCGTGACAGACTCAGGGCTGGGCCCCTTGTTCCGAGTGTCTGCTCTTTGGGAGGGGCTCCCGGGAAACCTGGATGCTGCTGTCTACTCTCCTCGAACACAGAGGATCCACTTCTTCAAGGGTAAGGGGGCTGCTTGCAGCGTCTTACCTGAGAGAGGCCTTCTCccaaggaaagggagggagaggcaagACATTTCTGAGACCCTGGAATGCAGGGGCCAAAACTCACCCGAGGACAGAGGTAATCTGTTCTTTCCTCACGGTTCTCAGGAGACAAGGTGTGGCGCTACATTAATTTcaagatggctcctggcttccccaagAAGCTGAATCGGATCGAGCCTAACCTGGATGCTGCTCTCTTTTGGCCTCTCAACCAAAAGGTGTTCCTCTTTAAGGTACACAGTTCCAAACAAGGGCAAGTTGCTTCTTAGGAGGCTGGATGATTTCATGCTGAGAATTAGAGGCTTCCTGTGGGCAAGAGATCTACTGGTGAGGGTGGACCTCTAGGGGGTGCCTAAGCTTCTCCTCATCCTCTTATTCTCCCCACCTACCCCGTACCCAGGGCTCCGGGTACTGGCAGTGGGACGAGCTGGCCCCGACGGACTTCAGCCGCTACCCCAAACCAATCAAGGGGCTGTTTACGGGAGTGCCAGACCAACCCTCGGCAGCTGTGAGTTGGCGTGATGGCCACGTCTACTTCTTCAAGGGTGGAGAGTACTGGCGTCTCAACCGGCAGCTTCGCGTAGAGAAAGGCTATCCCAGAAGTGTCGCCCAGGACTGGATGCACTGTCGCCCCCAGACCCCAGAACCTATGCCGCCAGGTGAGGGCACCACTCGCTCCATCATGGGCACGGCCCTGGCGACCACTGCTTCAGCTGTAGACACCGATGCGGTCTCGGACAGGACGCCCTCAGCAGCAGACGCGACCACCCTTTCGTTTTCTCCCAGTGTCATCCAGTGATCTAAGGCCAAATCAAATGTTTACTCACTGAACTGTGCGGGCACTGCATCAGGAGCGTGAACCACGGATCTCTGTTCTAGTTCCACTTCCAGCCACTACTCTCCCGTGGCCCTTGCCCTCCTTGGAAGTGCCTCCCTAACTTTGATTCAAGCCCCGAACTCCAGCCATTTCCCACTCTCCCATCCCAGAGAGC is a window encoding:
- the MMP19 gene encoding matrix metalloproteinase-19; amino-acid sequence: MNWQRLWLGFLLPTTVSGRALGPAEEAAVDYLLQYGYLQKPLEGPQVFRPEDIAEALRAFQEASELPVSGQLDDAVKARMRQPRCGLEDPFNQKTLKYLLLGRWRKKHLTFRILNLPSTLPPHIAREALLQAFQYWSEVVPLTFQEVQAGRADIRLSFHGRQSLYCSNAFDGPGRVLAHADIPELGSVHFDEDELWTEGTYRGVNLRIIAAHELGHALGLGHSRYTKALMAPVYAGYRPYFRLHPDDVAGIQALYGKKIPETTDEEEEETELPTEPGPMPNPCSGELDAVMLGPRGKTYAFRGDYVWTVTDSGLGPLFRVSALWEGLPGNLDAAVYSPRTQRIHFFKGDKVWRYINFKMAPGFPKKLNRIEPNLDAALFWPLNQKVFLFKGSGYWQWDELAPTDFSRYPKPIKGLFTGVPDQPSAAVSWRDGHVYFFKGGEYWRLNRQLRVEKGYPRSVAQDWMHCRPQTPEPMPPGEGTTRSIMGTALATTASAVDTDAVSDRTPSAADATTLSFSPSVIQ